One genomic region from Pongo abelii isolate AG06213 chromosome 4, NHGRI_mPonAbe1-v2.0_pri, whole genome shotgun sequence encodes:
- the TMCO6 gene encoding transmembrane and coiled-coil domain-containing protein 6 isoform X4 has translation MRTLVGLLTSNQALLQLEAARCLHELSHSEQSTVAEACLPATSYLLTYLSGHSSDFIELCLYTLGNLIVESEAVRRQLLPQGIVPALAACIQSPHVAVLEALGYALSQLLQAEEAPEKIIPPASASSSILASTLPQHMLQMLQPGPKLNPGVAVEFAWCLHYIICSQVSNPLLIGHGALSTLGLLLLDLAGAVQRTEDAGLELLACPVLRCLSNLLTEAAVETVGGQMQLRDERVVAALFILLQFFFQKQPSLLPEGLWLLNNLTAISPSFCTSLLSLDLIEPLLQLLPVSNVVSVMVLTVLCNVAEKGPAYCQRLWPGPLLPALLHTLAFSDTEVVGQSLELLHLLFLYQPEAVQVFLQQSGLQALERHQEEAQLQDRVYALQQTALQG, from the exons atgCGGACCCTGGTCGGGCTCCTGACCAGCAACCAGGCCCTGCTGCAGCTTGAGGCGGCTCGGTGCCTGCATGAGCTCTCTCACTCCGAGCAGTCCACCGTTGCTGAGGCCTGCCTGCCAGCCACTTCCTACCTCCTCACCTACCTCTCCGGTCACAGCTCAGACTTCATA GAGCTGTGTCTGTATACACTGGGTAACCTGATCGTGGAGAGTGAGGCTGTGAGAAGGCAGCTCCTGCCACAGGGCATTGTTCCAGCCTTGGCTGCCTGCATCCAG TCCCCCCATGTGGCTGTGCTGGAAGCTCTCGGATATGCCTTGTCCCAGCTTCTACAGGCTGAGGAAGCTCCAGAGAAGATCATTCC CCCTGCTTCTGCCAGCAGCTCCATCTTGGCCTCCACTCTCCCTCAGCACATGCTACAAATGTTGCAACCTGGCCCAAAGCTGAACCCTGGGGTCGCTGTGGAGTTTGCCTGGTGCCTTCATTACATCATCTGCAG CCAGGTCAGCAATCCTCTGCTCATTGGCCATGGGGCTCTGTCTACTCTGGGGTTGCTGCTGTTGGACTTGGCTGGGGCTGTCCAGAGAACTGAGGATGCAGGACTGGAGCTG CTGGCATGCCCCGTGCTTCGATGTCTAAGCAACCTGCTAACTGAGGCAGCAGTGGAGACTGTGGGAGGGCAAATGCAGCTCAGAGATGAGCGTGTTGTGGCAGCCTTATTTATCCTTCTGCAGTTCTTTTTCCAGAAACAGCCCAGTCTGCTCCCTGAGGGCCTCTGGCTCCTCAACAACCTCACTG CAATCAGTCCTAGTTTCTGTACCTCCTTGCTCTCCCTGGATCTGATTGAGCCTCTCTTACAGCTGTTGCCAGTATCTAATGTGGTGAGCGTAATG GTGCTCACAGTTCTGTGCAATGTTGCAGAAAAGGGTCCTGCTTACTGCCAGCGGCTGTGGCCAGGGCCCCTGCTTCCCGCCTTGCTGCACACACTAGCCTTTTCTGACACTGAAGTAGTAGGCCAGAGTTTGGAGCTGCTGCATCTGCTGTTCCTGTATCAGCCAGAG GCTGTTCAGGTCTTCCTGCAGCAGTCAGGGCTGCAGGCCCTGGAAAGGCATCAGGAAGAGGCCCAGCTCCAGGATCGTGTGTATGCTCTCCAGCAGACAGCTCTTCAAGGGTGA
- the NDUFA2 gene encoding NADH dehydrogenase [ubiquinone] 1 alpha subcomplex subunit 2, producing MAAAAASRGIGAKLGLREIRIHLCQRSPGSQGVRDFIEKRYVELKKANPDLPILIRECSDVQPKLWARYAFGQEKNVPLNNFSADQVTRALENVLKPEASTED from the exons ATGGCGGCGGCCGCAGCGAGTCGAGGAATCGGGGCAAAGCTGGGCCTGCGTGAGATTCGCATCCACTTATGTCAGCGCTCGCCTGGCAGCCAGGGCGTCAG GGACTTCATTGAGAAACGCTATGTGGAGCTGAAGAAGGCGAATCCCGACCTACCCATCCTAATCCGCGAATGCTCCGATGTGCAGCCCAAGCTCTGGGCCCGCTACG cATTTGGCCAAGAGAAGAATGTCCCTTTGAACAACTTCAGTGCTGATCAGGTAACCAGAGCCCTGGAGAACGTGCTAAAGCCTGAAGCCTCCACTGAGGATTAA
- the IK gene encoding protein Red codes for MPERDSEPFSNPLAPDGHDVDDPHSFHQSKLTNEDFRKLLMTPRAAPTSAPPSKSRHHEMPREYNEDEDPAARRRKKKSYYAKLRQQEIERERELAEKYRDRAKERRDGVNKDYEETELISTTANYRAVGPTAEADKSAAEKRRQLIQESKFLGGDMEHTHLVKGLDFALLQKVRAEIASKEKEEEELMEKPQKETKKDEDPENKIEFKTRLGRNVYRMLFKSKAYERNELFLPGRMAYVVDLDDEYADTDIPTTLIRSKADCPTMEAQTTLTTNDIVISKLTQILSYLRQGTRNKKLKKKDKGKLEEKKPPEADMNIFEDIGDYVPSTTKTPRDKERERYRERERDRERDRDRDRERERERDRERERERDREREEEKKRHSYFEKPKVDDEPIDVDKGPGSAKELIKSINEKFAGSAGWEGTESLKKPEDKKQLGDFFGMSNSYAECYPATMDDMAVDSDEEVDYSKMDQGNKKGPLGRWDFDTQEEYSEYMNNKEALPKAAFQYGIKMSEGRKTRRFKETNDKAELDRQWKKISAIIEKRKKMEADGVEVKRPKY; via the exons ATGCCGGAGCGAGATA GTGAGCCGTTCTCCAACCCTTTGGCCCCCGATGGCCACGATGTGGATGATCCTCACTCCTTCCACCA ATCAAAACTCACCAATGAAGACTTCAGGAAACTTCTCATGACCCCCAGGGCTGCACCCACCTCTGCACCACCTTCTAAGTCACGTCACCATGA GATGCCAAGGGAgtacaatgaggatgaagacccaGCTGCacgaaggaggaaaaagaaaag TTATTATGCCAAGCTACGCCAACAagaaattgagagagagagagagctagcaGAGAAGTACCGGGATCGTGCCAAGGAACGGAGAGATGGAGTGAACAAAGATTATGAAGAAACCGAGCTTATCAGCACCACAGCTAACTACAGGGCTGTTGGCCCCACTGCTGAGGC GGACAAATCAGCTGCAGAGAAGAGAAGACAGTTGATCCAGGAGTCCAAATTCTTGGGTGGTGACATGGAACACACCCATTTGGTGAAAGGCTTGGATTTTGCTCTGCTTCAAAAG GTACGAGCTGAGATTGCCagcaaagagaaagaggaagaggaactgATGGAAAAGCCCCAGAAAGAAACCAA gaAAGATGAGGATCCTGAaaacaaaattgaatttaaaacacGTCTGG GCCGCAATGTTTACCGAATGCTTTTTAAGAGCAAAGCATATGAGCGGAATGAGTTGTTCCTGCCGGGCCGCATGGCCTATGTGGTAGATCTGGATGATGAGTATGCTGACACAGATATCCCCACCACTCTTATCCGCAGCAAGGCTGATTGCCCCACCATGGAG GCCCAGACCACACTGACCACAAATGACATTGTTATTAGCAAGCTGACCCAGATCCTTTCATACCTGAGGCAGGGAACCCGTAACAAGAAGCTTAAGAAGAAGGATAAAG GGAAGCTGGAAGAGAAGAAACCTCCTGAGGCTGACATGAA TATTTTTGAAGACATTGGGGATTACGTACCCTCCACAACCAAGACACCTCGGGACAAGGAGCGGGAGAGATATCGGGAACGGGAGCGTGAtcgggagagagacagagaccgtGACCGAGAGCGAGAGCGAGAACGAGATCGGGAACGAGAGCGAGAGCGGGAccgagagagagaagaggaaaagaagagacaCAGCTACTTTGAAAAGCCAAAAGTAGATGATGAG CCCATAGACGTTGACAAAG GACCTGGGTCTGCCAAGGAGTTGATCAAGTCCATCAATGAAAAGTTTGCTGGGTCTGCTGGCTGGGAAGGCACAGAATC GCTGAAGAAGCCAGAAGACAAAAAGCAGCTGGGAGATTTCTTTGGCATGTCCAACAGTTATGCAGAGTGCTACCCAGCCAC GATGGATGACATGGCTGTGGATAGTGATGAGGAGGTGGATTATAGCAAAATGGACCAG GGTAACAAGAAGGGGCCCTTAGGCCGTTGGGACTTTGATACCCAGGAAGAATACAGCGAGTATATGAACAACAAAGAGGCTTTGCCCAA GGCTGCATTCCAGTATGGTATCAAAATGTCTGAAGGGCGGAAAACCAGGCGCTTCAAGGAAACTAATGACAAAGCAGAGCTTGATCGCCAGTGGAAGAAGATTAGTGCA ATCattgagaagaggaagaagatggaAGCTGATGG GGTTGAAGTCAAAAGGCCAAAATACTAA
- the WDR55 gene encoding WD repeat-containing protein 55 (The RefSeq protein has 2 substitutions compared to this genomic sequence) yields the protein MDRTCEERPAEDGSDEEDPDSMEAPTRIRDTPEDIVLEAPASGLAFHPARDLLAAGDVDGDVFVFSYSCQEGETKELWSSGHHLKACRAVAFSEDGQKLVTVSKDKAIHVLDVEQGRLERRISKAHGAPINSLLLVDENVLATGDDMGGIRLWDQRKEGPLMDMRQHEEYIADMALDPAKKLLLTASGDGCLGVFNIKRRRFELLSEPQSGDLTSVTLMKCGKKVACGSSEGTIYLFNWNGFGATSDRFALRAESIDCMVPVTESLLCTGSTDGVIRAVNILPNRVVGSVGQHTGEPVGELALSHCGRFLASSGHDQRLKFWDMAQLRAVVVDDYRQRKKKGGPLRALSSKTWSTDDFFAGLREEGEDSMAQEEKEETGDDSD from the exons ATGGACCGCACTTGTAAGGAGAGGCCCGCTGAGGATGGGAGCGACGAGGAGGACCCAGACTCCATGGAAGCCCCAACCCGGATCCGGGACACTCCGGAAGACATCGTGCTGGAAGCTCCGGCTAGTGGGCTGGCGTTCCATCCGGCCCGTGACCTACTGGCTGCAGGGGACGTGGACGGGGACGTGTTCGT cttTTCCTACTCTTGCCAAGAGGGAGAAACCAAGGAGCTCTGGTCATCGGGTCACCATCTCAAGGCCTGCCGAGCTGTGGCCTTCTCTGAAGATGGGCAGA AGCTCGTTACTGTCTCCAAGGACAAAGCCATCCATGTTCTAGATGTGGAGCAGGGCCGACTGGAAAGACGTATTTCCAAGGCTCATGG TGCCCCCATCAACAGTCTTCTGCTGGTGGATGAGAATGTTCTGGCCACTGGGGATGACATGGGTGGTATCCGTCTCTGGGACCAACGGAAGGAGGGCCCCTTAATGGATATGAGGCAACATGAAGAGTACATCGCAGACATGGCTCTGGATCCAGCCAAAAAGCTGCTGCTGACAGCCAG TGGGGATGGCTGCCTTGGCGTCTTCAACATTAAGAGGCGTCGGTTTGAGCTgctctcagagcctcagtctgGGGACCTGACCTCTGTCACTCTCATGAAA TGTGGGAAGAAGGTGGCCTGTGGCTCCAGTGAAGGTACCATCTACCTCTTCAATTGGAATGGCTTTGGGGCCACAAGTGACCGCTTTGCTCTGAGAGCTGAATCTATCGACTGCATGGTTCCAGTCACCGAGAGTCTGCTGTGTACTGGCTCCACCGATGGAGTCATCAG GGCTGTGAACATCCTACCAAACCGAGTGGTGGGCAGTGTGGGCCAGCATACTGGGGAGCCTGTGGAGGAGCTGGCCCTTTCCCACTGTGGCCGCTTCCTGGCCAGTAGTGGCCATGACCAGCGCCTCAAGTTTTGGGACATGGCCCAGCTGCGAGCTGTGGTGGTGGATGACTACCGTCAGCGCAAAAAAAAGGGAGGACCACTGCGGGCTCTGAGCAGCAAGACTTGGAGCACCGATGACTTCTTCGCAGGActgagggaagagggagaagactCCATGgctcaggaagaaaaggaggagactGGGGATGACAGTGACTGA